One part of the Salinivirga cyanobacteriivorans genome encodes these proteins:
- a CDS encoding AAA family ATPase — protein MSATNRNPFPISAYQGAAYFCDRKEELQFMENALTNGESITLMAIRRIGKTGLIHHFKANKPDDMEMIYVDILDTENMSDFLNKLSSAILTQFKEKSGIGKKMWEFVKSLRPTISFDPLTGAPQASFTKDSTTTASSIESVFQFLEQQNTTFVIAIDEFQQIMQYPEQNVDAWLRARVQSLKNIRFIFSGSQQHLMTELFANADRPFFRSTAFLRLQKINKEAYSKFIYNQFTARGKKIKSSIINEILDWTEVHTYYVQQLCNRIYASGANNITNEVWRNQAASLIKEQEILFFSFRNMLSKNQWEILKAIAKEGVVYQPTSTKFIKKYNLNTSATIIKALSKLIETGLVFKDYNHNGVSYYSMYDVFFKRWSEQKQ, from the coding sequence ATGAGTGCAACCAATAGAAATCCTTTTCCAATAAGTGCATACCAGGGGGCTGCCTATTTTTGTGACAGAAAAGAGGAACTGCAGTTTATGGAAAACGCATTGACAAATGGTGAGTCGATAACCTTAATGGCCATCCGTCGAATTGGCAAAACAGGACTAATCCATCACTTCAAAGCCAATAAGCCCGATGACATGGAGATGATTTATGTAGATATCCTGGACACTGAAAACATGTCTGATTTTCTAAATAAGCTTTCCTCCGCTATTTTAACCCAGTTTAAAGAAAAATCGGGCATAGGAAAAAAAATGTGGGAATTCGTTAAATCATTGAGACCCACAATATCTTTCGATCCTTTAACAGGAGCTCCTCAAGCCTCATTCACAAAAGATTCAACAACAACAGCTTCCAGTATCGAGAGCGTATTTCAGTTTTTGGAGCAGCAAAACACCACTTTTGTAATTGCTATAGATGAGTTTCAACAAATCATGCAGTATCCCGAACAAAATGTGGATGCATGGCTACGCGCACGAGTACAATCATTAAAAAATATTCGTTTTATCTTTTCTGGTAGTCAACAACACCTAATGACTGAGCTTTTTGCTAACGCAGATCGGCCATTTTTCCGCAGCACGGCTTTTTTAAGACTTCAAAAAATAAACAAAGAAGCATACAGCAAATTCATATACAATCAATTTACTGCACGTGGAAAGAAAATAAAAAGTTCCATTATCAACGAAATATTAGACTGGACAGAAGTGCATACCTATTATGTACAACAATTATGTAACAGAATCTATGCATCGGGGGCAAACAACATTACGAATGAGGTCTGGCGAAACCAAGCAGCATCTTTAATAAAAGAACAAGAAATTCTATTCTTTTCGTTCCGGAACATGCTATCTAAAAATCAATGGGAAATACTAAAAGCAATTGCCAAAGAGGGGGTTGTCTATCAACCCACGTCTACAAAATTTATTAAAAAATATAATTTAAATACATCAGCCACCATCATTAAAGCCCTGTCAAAACTTATTGAAACAGGATTGGTTTTTAAAGATTATAACCATAATGGTGTATCGTATTACAGCATGTATGATGTATTCTTTAAACGATGGAGTGAACAAAAACAATAA